In one Grus americana isolate bGruAme1 chromosome 1, bGruAme1.mat, whole genome shotgun sequence genomic region, the following are encoded:
- the LOC129215907 gene encoding claudin-8-like isoform X1, whose protein sequence is MACCMLQITGLIFGGVGMVGTLAATVMPQWRVSAYIDGNIVVFETIWEGLWMDCVSQLGIRLQCKFYDSVLALPPPLEAFRALMCIAVILSIISFLLAIVGVKYTHRTKEDPQGISIFILGAGVAFLLTGTLVLIPVSWTGGSIIRDFYDPKVPMPLKRELGAALYVGWVSTALLIAAGAMYCGFWCWADASSKSRLSQWHGNSSSQESLREDEQHTVALEGRQLLCNSIIALP, encoded by the exons ATGGCTTGCTGTATGTTACAAATCACTGGTCTAATATTCGGAGGTGTCGGCATGGTCGGGACTTTGGCAGCCACAGTTATGCCGCAGTGGAGAGTTTCTGCCTACATTGATGGCAACATCGTGGTGTTCGAGACAATCTGGGAAGGACTGTGGATGGACTGCGTCAGTCAGCTGGGCATCAGGCTGCAGTGCAAATTCTACGACTCTGTCCTGGCTCTCCCCCCACCCTTGGAGGCATTCAGAGCCCTCATGTGCATTGCAGTGATCCTGTCAatcatttcctttttgttggcCATTGTTGGTGTGAAGTACACTCACAGGACCAAGGAGGATCCCCAGGGCATCAGTATCTTCATACTGGGAGCTGGAGTTGCCTTTCTCCTGACGGGCACCCTCGTTCTGATCCCCGTGTCCTGGACTGGAGGTAGCATCATTCGTGACTTCTATGATCCAAAAGTTCCTATGCCACTGAAACGAGAACTAGGAGCTGCTCTCTATGTGGGCTGGGTGAGCACTGCACTTCTCATCGCTGCAGGAGCAATGTACTGTGGCTTCTGGTGCTGGGCTGATGCATCCTCAAAATCCAGGCTTTCCC AATGGCATGGGAATAGCAGCAGCCAGGAGTCTCTCAGAGAAGACGAACAGCATACGGTTGCGCTGGAAGGAAGGCAGTTGCTGTGCAATAGCATCATTGCTCTCCCCTAA
- the LOC129215907 gene encoding claudin-8-like isoform X2, which yields MACCMLQITGLIFGGVGMVGTLAATVMPQWRVSAYIDGNIVVFETIWEGLWMDCVSQLGIRLQCKFYDSVLALPPPLEAFRALMCIAVILSIISFLLAIVGVKYTHRTKEDPQGISIFILGAGVAFLLTGTLVLIPVSWTGGSIIRDFYDPKVPMPLKRELGAALYVGWVSTALLIAAGAMYCGFWCWADASSKSRLSRHRLHKPVFAGGPSLSVHAYV from the coding sequence ATGGCTTGCTGTATGTTACAAATCACTGGTCTAATATTCGGAGGTGTCGGCATGGTCGGGACTTTGGCAGCCACAGTTATGCCGCAGTGGAGAGTTTCTGCCTACATTGATGGCAACATCGTGGTGTTCGAGACAATCTGGGAAGGACTGTGGATGGACTGCGTCAGTCAGCTGGGCATCAGGCTGCAGTGCAAATTCTACGACTCTGTCCTGGCTCTCCCCCCACCCTTGGAGGCATTCAGAGCCCTCATGTGCATTGCAGTGATCCTGTCAatcatttcctttttgttggcCATTGTTGGTGTGAAGTACACTCACAGGACCAAGGAGGATCCCCAGGGCATCAGTATCTTCATACTGGGAGCTGGAGTTGCCTTTCTCCTGACGGGCACCCTCGTTCTGATCCCCGTGTCCTGGACTGGAGGTAGCATCATTCGTGACTTCTATGATCCAAAAGTTCCTATGCCACTGAAACGAGAACTAGGAGCTGCTCTCTATGTGGGCTGGGTGAGCACTGCACTTCTCATCGCTGCAGGAGCAATGTACTGTGGCTTCTGGTGCTGGGCTGATGCATCCTCAAAATCCAGGCTTTCCCGTCACAGATTGCACAAACCTGTCTTTGCAGGAGGGCCGTCCCTAAGCGTGCATGCCTATGTGTAG